A window from Roseburia sp. 499 encodes these proteins:
- a CDS encoding aldose epimerase family protein, with translation MQKVSFGKTDKGEQAALYVLENKNHTTIKVTDYGATLVAFIFRDKNGVERDVVLGYDSVEGYQRNGCYFGATVGRNGNRIANAQFTINGKTWKIEDNDNGNNLHSGKNGFSKVMWDVKEITDNSITLTHFSSEEEQGFPGNMTAEVTYTITEEDRLEISYQATADKDTIMNFTNHSYFNLAGHDSGSMEEQELQIFADSYTPMAAKSIPTGEIASVEGTPMDFRVMKPIGRDINADFEQLKLAGGYDHNYVLSEKPGEMKVMANAYCKENGIAMEASTDCCGVQLYAGNFIQAHKGKSGAEYHDRQGFCLESQFYPNAVNQENFASPVVKAGEQYNSKTTYRLYLK, from the coding sequence ATGCAAAAGGTATCATTTGGAAAAACAGATAAGGGAGAGCAGGCAGCATTATATGTGTTAGAAAATAAAAATCACACTACAATCAAGGTTACAGATTATGGTGCGACTTTGGTAGCGTTTATCTTCCGGGATAAAAATGGTGTAGAAAGAGATGTGGTACTGGGATATGACAGCGTAGAAGGGTACCAGAGAAATGGTTGTTATTTCGGTGCAACAGTAGGACGGAATGGAAATCGTATTGCGAATGCACAGTTTACGATAAATGGAAAAACATGGAAGATTGAAGATAACGATAATGGGAATAACCTTCACAGCGGAAAAAATGGCTTTAGTAAGGTTATGTGGGATGTAAAAGAGATTACAGATAATAGTATTACCCTTACCCATTTTAGTTCGGAGGAAGAACAGGGATTTCCGGGGAATATGACAGCAGAAGTAACATATACCATAACAGAAGAAGATAGGTTGGAGATTTCTTATCAGGCAACAGCAGATAAGGATACCATTATGAATTTTACCAATCATTCTTATTTTAATCTGGCCGGACATGACAGTGGTTCCATGGAGGAGCAGGAATTGCAGATTTTTGCAGATAGTTATACACCAATGGCTGCAAAAAGCATACCAACAGGTGAGATTGCATCGGTAGAAGGAACTCCTATGGACTTTCGGGTAATGAAGCCAATTGGACGTGATATTAATGCAGACTTTGAACAGTTAAAACTTGCCGGAGGATATGATCATAACTATGTATTGAGTGAAAAGCCGGGCGAGATGAAAGTAATGGCAAATGCATATTGTAAAGAGAATGGAATCGCAATGGAAGCATCAACAGATTGCTGCGGTGTGCAATTGTATGCGGGTAACTTTATTCAGGCTCACAAGGGAAAAAGTGGCGCAGAGTATCATGACCGTCAGGGATTTTGTCTGGAATCACAGTTCTATCCAAATGCAGTAAATCAGGAAAATTTTGCATCTCCGGTTGTAAAAGCAGGAGAACAGTATAATTCCAAAACTACTTATCGTTTGTATTTAAAATAG